The genomic segment ACATGAAGGTGAGGGCGACCAGGACCGGAACCTCGAAGCCCCAGTTCTCGTCGGTCCAGCTGAGGCCGTCGCCGAGGGCCTCCTCGGCGTAGCGGACCGCGACGGCGGCCGGTTCGCCGCGCACCATCGCGTCCCAGGCACGCAGCCCCAGGATGTAGCGCTCGGCCGGGCCGCGGCCGGTGAGATGGTCCGCCAGCCGGCTCAGCCGCCGGGAGCGGGCGGGCGAGTCCTGTTCGTCGGCCCGGAAGGCGTTCCACATGAACTGCTCGGCCTGCATGCGCAGCCGGGTGCGGGTGTTGTTGGCCCGGCTGGCCTCGGCCTCGACGGTTCTGGCGGCCTCCGCCATCCGGCCGGTGTGTCCCAGCGCCTGGGCGAGCCGGTAGGTGATGGCCTCGCGCAGCTCCGGTTCGAGTTCCGGCTCCTCCAGGGCGGCCCGCAGGTGGTTGACCGTGTTCGCGGGCTCGTTGAGGAGCGACGAGCAGCCGAGTTCGAAGAGCACGGCCGCGCGCTCGCCGTAGGGCGGTGGTTCGCGCAGGGCGCGGGCGAGACAGCGCTGGGCCGCCTCGGGCGCTCCGGCCCGCAGGTACTCGCGGGCTGCGCCGCGCAGTTGCTGCACCACCCACTCGTCGCCCTCGGGATGCAGTTCCAGCAGGTGCCGGGCGGCGGTGGCGGCGCCCAGTCCCGCTTCCGTCACGGCCGACGCCGCCTCGCCGTGCATCCCGACGCGCAGCGCGCTGGGAATCGCCCGGTAGACGGCGGTGGCGATCAGCGGGTGGACGAACTCCAGGGTGGAGCTGTCGGTGCTGCCGACCGTCAGGATGCGCGCGGCCCGCAGCCGTTCGAAGGCGTCGGCCGCCTCCTCGCGGCCGAGCGCGGCGACACCCGCGGCCAGTGGCGGTGCGATGGACGTGCCGAGGACGGCCGCCGCCCAGGCGAAGCGGACCGCGGACGGGCCGAGCTTCTCGATCCGCTCGATGAGGCCGCTGCCCTTGACGGCGGACGCCAGTTCGCGCAGTTCCGGGATGTCCTCGCGCTGGCCCTTGAGTTCGCGGTCGCAGATCTTCGCGGTGAGCTCGGTGACCTCGAACGGGTTGCCGCCGGTGACCGCCCACGCCTCACGGCAGAACGCCTCTTCGGCGCTCTCCCCCACGGCGTCGCGCACTATGCGGCGGACAGCGCCCGGGGTGAGCGCCACCAGGTCGAAGGGGCGGGAGCCGTGCCGGCCGGCGAGTTTGCGGAACGCCATCGCGTCGGCGGGCAGTTCGTCCGGCCGGTACGCGACGATCACCAGCATCGGCAGTTCCTCGGCCCGCGGGGCGAAGGCGGTCAGCCACGCCAGCGACTCCGCGTCGGCCCAGTGCGCGTCGTCCAGGATCAGCACGACGGGCGCCTGCTGGACGGCGAAGCGCGTCACCACCCAGTCCAGGCCGTCACGCACACCGGTGGGATCGGGGGCGCCGTCGCCGACCGAGGCCACCAGCCCGACCGCCGGGGCGACGATGTCGTACCAGCTGCCCAATATCCGGCGGTGCTCCTCCTCGGAGGCCGCCGCGAGCACCGGCTGGACGAGCTGGCGGACGACATGGAAGGCCATGCCCTGCTCCTGCTCGCCACCGCGTGCGGACAGCACGGTGCAGCCACGCGCCGCCGCTCGCCTGCGGACCTCGGCGAGCAGCGCGGTCTTGCCGAGCCCGGCAGGACCCGCGAAAGCGAGCAGCCCGCCGTGCTTCGTGCCGGGCCGATTCCCGCAGAGATCGTTCAAAGCGCCGTCGAGCGCGACGAGTTAGGACTCACGTTCGAGAACCAAGCGATTCACTCGTCCCAATTGTTCCACCGCGTCTGGCATGTCCGTTCCCGTTCTCGTTGCCTGTTCGGCAGGTAGCGCCGAGCGTACGCCCGCCGGGACGCTCTGTAGTGCTCCCTGGTGATATCCAGGTCGGACGAACGGGTAGATGGCAAACGCCAGTTCACTTTCCCCATGGTCCGGGCGGCTCCGGACCACCGCGACGCAACCCGAGGTGGGCACCTTGTCGGACACCACAGCCCCCAGCGGCCCCATCCAGCGCGACATCCTCGCGGAACGCACCACCCTGCTGAGCATTCCCTTCCCCGGGCGGTCGAGCCCGCACACCGACCGAGCCCGCCGGCACACCCTTCAGTGGCTGCGCGACCTGGCGATACTCCGTTTCGACCGCGATGTCGAGGAGTACGACGCGCTGCGGCTGGAGCGTCTGATGGCGTTCTTCTACCCCCGTGCGACCGGATCCGATCTCGACCTCGCCGCCGACTTCAACGCCTGGTTCTTCATCTTCGACGACCAGTTCGACGGCCCTTTGGGGCGCCGGCCGGACGACGTGGAGCGCGAGGTCGACACGTTGGTGTCGATCCTCTACGAACCACCTTCCCCCGTCCGTGGTACCGCCAACCCGCCGGGCAACCCGCTCGCGGACGGATTCCGCGACATCTGGCTCCGCTCGGCGGCCGGCACGCCGACCGCGTGGCAGCACCGCTTCCGCGACCACTGGCGGGACTATCTGCGGGCCTACCACTGGGAGGCCCTGAACCGGACGCGGCGGCCCACCATGACCCTCGAGACGTTCCTGCGGGGCCGGCGGGACTCCATCGGCGTCCAGCCGTGCCTGGACTTCGCCGAGCGGTGCGGCGGCTACACCCTGCCGGACATGCTGCACTCGGGCCCGCTCGCCGAGATGCGGGAGATCACCGGCGATGTGGTGATCTTCGTGAACGACATCATGTCGGTGGACAAGGAGTTGGCCGCCGGGGACGTCAACAACAGCGTGATCCTGCTGCTCGACACCAGCGACCACACGCTGGACGGGGCCGTGGAACTCATCGCGCGGGCCGCCAACGCGCGCGTGCAGCGGTTCCAGATGCTCGCCGCGCGGCTTCCCGCGGTGCTCGACGAGTACGACGCCGCGCCCGCGCTGCGGGCGCAGGTGGAGGACTATGTGCGCGCCATGCGCCATGTGATGCGCGGCAATCTCGACTGGTCCCTGGAGACCGCCCGGTATCGCGCTTCGGGGGTCGCCGCGGTGAGCGGCGGCAGACAGCGGCCGTGGTCGGATCTCTTCGGCACGGACGGCACCCGCCCCGGCGGCCTCGGCTGAGCCGGGACCGTGGACGGCGCGGCGGAACGACCGGGGCAGCACGGGAGTGCGGCCCCGGTCCCGCCCCGATCCGGTCCCTCGCGGGGCCCGGATGCGGGCGGACGCCGACTTCCTAGGCGGGGTAGGTGCGGCCCGCGAAGCGGCGCTCGAAGCCGTCACCGGTGTTCGCGGTGACCGTGTAGTCGTAGCCGCCGTCGGCCGCCGACGTGAGCGCGACCTGCTGGGTGCCGCCCGCCGCGACGGTCACCGTGCTGCCACCGGAACCGTCCCCCGCGGCGTTGCCGCCCACGGTGAAGACGACCGCCGCGCCGCCGGCGTTGGTCAGCGTCAGCGCCAGGTTCCGCGGCGTCGCGCGGGCGATGGCCACGGCCGCCTCGGGGTGGCCCTTGGCCGCGTTCGACCAGGTCCGCACATCGCCCTTGAAGCCGCGCAGATAGCCGTCGGGGCCGTGCGCGTCGATGTCGTACAGGCCGCCGCCGTACGTCTGGGCGCTGAAGTAGTCCTGCACGCTGCCGCCGACCGGAACCGTGTAGCGCCAGTTGTCGTAGGTGCGGTAGTTGACGGTGTACATCGCGAAGCCGGCGCCCAGCGTCCCGGTGTTGACCACCTTGATCCAGATGCGGCCGGTGCTCGTCTCGGTCCACGACGTGGTGTCGAAGCCGTAGCCGATCCGCCGGGCCGGCCGGCTGCCCGACTCCTGGACCGGCGCCACCTGCGAGGACGGCGGGGCGGCGTCGGGCAGCGAGTTCTGGGCGTCGCAGGCGGCGACCAGCGCGGCGGTGTCGGGGAGCGAGGGGAACGTGGTGTTCTTCGTGGTGAAGTCGAAGGCGCTCATCAGGTCGCCGCAGACGGTGCGGCGCCAGGCGGAGATGTTAGTCTCCTTCACCCCGGTCCAGTTCTCCAGGAACCGCAGCGGCGAGGTGTGGTCGGCGACCTCGGAGTTGACGTAGCCGCCGCGGCTCCAGGGCGAGATCACGATCATCGGCACGCGCGGGCCGAGCCCGATCGGCACCCCGCCGATGAACTCGTCCGCGGTTCCGGCGGGCGCGACGGGCGGCGCCACATGGTCGAAGAAGCCGTCGTTCTCGTCGAAGTTGAGGAAGACCACGGTCTTGGCCCAGACGGCCGGGTTCGCCGCGAGCGACTCCAGGACGTACTTGGAGGTGTAGTTCGCGCCGTACGCCGGCGGGTAGTCCGGGTGCTCGCTCTGGTTGGCGGGGGCCACGACCCAGCTGACGGCGGGCAGCGTGCCGTTCCTCACGTCCTGGTTGAACGCGTCGGCGGAACGCCGCTGCATCCCGTTGACGTAGAGCGGTGACGTGGTGGCGGCGCTCTTGAAGTTCTTGAACCAGGCGAGCGGGTTGTCGTCGTAGTTGTCCTGCTGCTGGTAGACCCGCCAGGAGATGCCCGCCGACTGCAGGCGCTCGGCATAGGTGGTCCAGGAGTACCCCTTCTCGGAGTTGTCCGTGACCGGCCCGCCGTTCTTGCCCGCCGGGTCGACGGTGGCGGTCCACTGGTACAGCCGGTTGGGGTTGGTCGGCCCCTGCACGGAACAGAAGTACTGGTCGCAGAGGGTGAACGACTCGGCCAGCGCGAACTGGAACGGGATGTCGGCGCGCTGGTAGTACCCCATCGACCAGGCGCTCTTGGCCGGCACCCAGTTGTTGTACTTGCCGCTGTTCCAGGCGCTGTGGGTGCCCGACCAGCCGTGGTCGAGGTCCCGCACCCGCTGCGCGTCCGTCGTCGCGGTGTTCAGGTGCCAGGGCAGTACGAGGCTGCCGCCGGAGGGTCCGTTCGCGGTCTGGCGCAGCACGTCCTGGCCGTTGGGGAAGCGCAGCCGCGACCGGTCGCCGTAGCCGCGCACGCCCTTGAGGGTGCCGAAGTAGTGATCGAACGAACGGTTCTCCTGCATGAAGATCACCACATGCTCGACATCGTCGAGCGTGCCGGCCGCCGAGGTGGCGGCCATGGCCTGCTGGATGGAGGCGGGCAGCGTGCCGAACGCGGCGGCGGCGCCGGAGCCGGCGGCGGCTCCCAGGAATCCACGGCGGGACAAGGGCGTCAAAGCGACTCCTCGGTCAGGGGACACAGGTGGGGGGTCGCGCCGAATTGAACGGGGAGAACGCGACGGGCGCGCCAATACGCGCGGAGACTCCCATGGCGAATTGCCACACACAAGATGTCGGGCGCCCCAAGCACGGGCAAAGCCGCCGGACGTCCTGATACGCGCCACCGGGGCCACCCGAACCGGCCACCCTGGAGCGGCGGCCGCTCGGCCGCCGAACTTCGGGCGGCCGTCACCGGGGCCCTCGACGAGGCGGAGCGGGCGTGGACGGCCGTCGGCCTGCGGGACCTGGAGCGGCCGGTGCGCTATCGCGACGCCACGCTGTCGGCCGCCGCGCTCGCCTGGTGGCGGGAGTTGGAGATCCACACGGCGGACGCCGCGATCGGGTACCTGCCCGCACAGTGGTCACGGCCGTTCTGCGCGCACGTCCTGGAGTTCCTCGCGCCGCGCGTACCGGACGGTGTGCGGCTGACGCTCGCGGCGTCGGACGGCCCGGAGGCACCCGTCCTCGGGGACGGCGAACCGGTCACCGTGCGCAGCCCGCTCACCGACCTCACCGCCTGGCTGGCCGGCCGTGAGCCGCAGGGCCCGCTGGACAGCGGATCGGCGCCGCTGCCCGAACTCGGGCCGTGGCCATAGCGGTGCCGGTGCCGGTGCCGGTGCCGAACGACCGGCCGCCGGGCCTCGGTGACGAGGTCCGGCGGCCGGTGGCGGGCGTCGTCCGGGACGGACGCCTCAGGTGAGGTCGAACTCGCCGTCACGCGCGCCGAGTACGAAGGCGCGCCATTCGGCGGGTGTGAAGATCAGCGACGGCCCGTCCGGGCTCCGCCCGTCCCGCATCGCGATGTAGCCCTCGATAAAGGCGATCTGGACGTCGCCCGTGCCCTGACTGCTGGACTGCCAGTCCGCGCTCGCAAGATCCAGCTGCGGCTTCTTACCGTTGGTCAACGGCTGTCCGATGGTGCTCTCGGCCACGTCCGCTCTCCTCCCACGTCGTCATCCGCGACCCAGCCTAGCCACCGGGCCCATCGCCCGACAGGCAATGGGACAAGCTGCCCGGATACACCGCCCGATCAGGTGGTGGGCCGGTCGGCGCCGACGAGCCACATCGAGAAGAACTGCGCGCCACCGCCGTACGCGTGGCCCAGCGCCCGGCGGGCCCCTTCCACCTGGTGCTCACCGGCCTGGCCGCGTACCTGCAGCGCCGCCTCGGCGAACCGGATCATGCCGGACGCGCCGATCGGGTTGGTGGACAGCACCCCGCCCGACGGGTTGACGGGCAGATCGCCGTCGAGTTCGGTGACGCCCGCCTCGGTGAGCTTCCAGCCCTCCCCCTCGGCGGCGAACCCGAGGTTCTCCAGCCACATCGGCTCGTACCAGGAGAACGGCACGTACATCTCGACCGCGTCGATCTCCCGGCGCGGATCGGTGATCCCGGCCTGCCGGTACACGTCGGCGGCGCAGTCCTTGCCGGCCTGCGGGCTGACGTAGTCCTTGCCCGCGAACATCGTCGGCTCGCTGCGCATGGCGCCGCCGTGCAGCCAGGCGGGCGGGCGCGGCGTACGGGCCGCGCCCTCGGTGTCGGTGAGCACCATCGCGACCGCGCCGTCGGAGGACGGGCAGGTCTCGGAGTAGCGGATCGGGTCCCACAGCATGGGGGCGGCCCGCACCTTCTCCAGCGTGATGTCCTTCTCGTGCAGGTGGGCGTAGGGGTTCTTCAGGGCGTTGCGGCGGTCCTTGAACGCGACGAGGGAGCCGATGTGGTCGGGCGCCCCGGTGCGGCGCATGTAGGCGCGTACGTGCGGGGCGAAGAAGCCGCCGGCGCCGGCGAGCAGCGGCTGCTGGAACGGGATGGGCAGCGAGAGCCCCCACATGGCGTTGGACTCGGACTGCTTCTCGAACGCGACGGTCAGTACGGTGCGGTGGACGCGGGCCGCGACCAGGTTCGAGGCGACCAGCGCGGTCGAGCCGCCGACCGAGCCCGCGGTGTGCACCCGCAGCATCGGTTTGCCGACCGCTCCGAGGGCGTCCGCCAGGTACAGCTCCGGCATCATCACGCCCTCGAAGAAGTCCGGGGCCTTGCCGATGACGACCGCGTCGATGTCGGCGAAGGTGAGTTCGGCGTCGGCGAGCGCCCGCAGGGCCGCCTCGCGCAGCAGCCCCGCGATCGACACGTCGTGCCGGGCCGCGACGTGCTTGGTCTGGCCGATGCCGACGACGGCCACGGGTGCCTTGCTCATTTCACATCCCCTTCCAGGACGGCGACCAGGTTCTGCTGCAGGCAGGGACCGGAGGTCGCGTGGGCCACGGCGCGGTCGGAGTCGCCGCGGTGGATGCGGGCGGCCGCCTCGCCCAGCCGGATCAGGCCGGCGGCCATCATGGGGTTGGCGGCGAGCGGACCGCCGGACGGGTTGACGGTCACCTCGTCGCCCAGCCGCAGCGCCCTGCGCAGGACGACCTCCTGGGAGGTGAACGGCGCGTGCAGTTCCGCGGTGTCGACCGGCGCGTCGAAGAGCCCGGCCCGTTCGGCCGCGAGCCGGGTGGACGGCGAGTCGGTGAGGTCGCGGACCCCGAGGCTGTGCGCCTCGATCCGGTGGTCCAGGCCGCGGATCCACGCGGGCCTGGCGCAGAGCCGGCGGGCGGTGTCCCCGGCGGCCAGCACGATCGCGGCGGCGCCGTCGCCGACCGGCGGGCAGTCCTGGCGGCGCAGCGGCTGCACGACGTACTCCCCGCCGTCACGGACGGACGTGAGCTGCGCGTACGGGTTGTCCCGCGCGGCGGCGCGGCTGCGGGCGGCGACCCCGGCGAGTTCGGGTTCGCTGGTGTGCCCCGCGTCGATGAGGGCCCGCGCCTGGAGCGCGGCGAGCGCGACCGGGTCGGGCCACAGCGGCGCGACGTAGTACGGGTCGAGCTGGCGGGTCAGGACCTCTCGGACGTCGCCGGGCGAGGACTTGCCGTAGGAGTACACCAGCGCGGTGTCGGCCTCACCGGTGAGGATCTTCACCCAGGCCTCGTAGAGCGCCCAGGCGCCGTCCATCTCGACATGCGATTCGGAGATCGGCGGCCAGGCGCCGACCCCGTCCAGGGCCATCGTGAAGGAGAAGGCCCGGCCGGCGAGGTAGTCCGACGACCCGGAGCAGGTGAAGCCGATGTCGCTGGCCTTCAACTCGACCTGGTCGAGCGCCTCGTGCAGCACGGGCATGAGCAGTTCGACCTCGGAGACCTCGGCCGTG from the Streptomyces sp. RKAG293 genome contains:
- a CDS encoding AAA family ATPase, whose translation is MNDLCGNRPGTKHGGLLAFAGPAGLGKTALLAEVRRRAAARGCTVLSARGGEQEQGMAFHVVRQLVQPVLAAASEEEHRRILGSWYDIVAPAVGLVASVGDGAPDPTGVRDGLDWVVTRFAVQQAPVVLILDDAHWADAESLAWLTAFAPRAEELPMLVIVAYRPDELPADAMAFRKLAGRHGSRPFDLVALTPGAVRRIVRDAVGESAEEAFCREAWAVTGGNPFEVTELTAKICDRELKGQREDIPELRELASAVKGSGLIERIEKLGPSAVRFAWAAAVLGTSIAPPLAAGVAALGREEAADAFERLRAARILTVGSTDSSTLEFVHPLIATAVYRAIPSALRVGMHGEAASAVTEAGLGAATAARHLLELHPEGDEWVVQQLRGAAREYLRAGAPEAAQRCLARALREPPPYGERAAVLFELGCSSLLNEPANTVNHLRAALEEPELEPELREAITYRLAQALGHTGRMAEAARTVEAEASRANNTRTRLRMQAEQFMWNAFRADEQDSPARSRRLSRLADHLTGRGPAERYILGLRAWDAMVRGEPAAVAVRYAEEALGDGLSWTDENWGFEVPVLVALTFMYCDQPGRAEDLFTKGIAELERKGWRGAHLSFGFTLLGYIRYRRGRLAEAEDLVHAGLGIADRVGPGVPAQWFAIGILIEILLARGRTHEAQELADTYDYGEVIPNAVVYPDSQTVFSELLLAQGMRGDAERHLTAVGQRLEARGMRNPAWCPWQLHLAQAVALVEPERASDTIREAVQRARQFGTASAIGQALHASAEVTGGSDGLRLLAEAVSHLERSPSAFELARAQVAYGAALRRAGLPQDAADRLHAGLEGALHCNSDALAGRARDELAAAGMRPLQLRSTGTDTLTGPERTVAEQIAGGRSPSEVAEELGTAEREVTRMLSAVYRKVGTDHAGLPKALEQTSDNGFQHSALGR
- a CDS encoding isoafricanol synthase; translation: MSDTTAPSGPIQRDILAERTTLLSIPFPGRSSPHTDRARRHTLQWLRDLAILRFDRDVEEYDALRLERLMAFFYPRATGSDLDLAADFNAWFFIFDDQFDGPLGRRPDDVEREVDTLVSILYEPPSPVRGTANPPGNPLADGFRDIWLRSAAGTPTAWQHRFRDHWRDYLRAYHWEALNRTRRPTMTLETFLRGRRDSIGVQPCLDFAERCGGYTLPDMLHSGPLAEMREITGDVVIFVNDIMSVDKELAAGDVNNSVILLLDTSDHTLDGAVELIARAANARVQRFQMLAARLPAVLDEYDAAPALRAQVEDYVRAMRHVMRGNLDWSLETARYRASGVAAVSGGRQRPWSDLFGTDGTRPGGLG
- a CDS encoding phosphocholine-specific phospholipase C, which produces MTPLSRRGFLGAAAGSGAAAAFGTLPASIQQAMAATSAAGTLDDVEHVVIFMQENRSFDHYFGTLKGVRGYGDRSRLRFPNGQDVLRQTANGPSGGSLVLPWHLNTATTDAQRVRDLDHGWSGTHSAWNSGKYNNWVPAKSAWSMGYYQRADIPFQFALAESFTLCDQYFCSVQGPTNPNRLYQWTATVDPAGKNGGPVTDNSEKGYSWTTYAERLQSAGISWRVYQQQDNYDDNPLAWFKNFKSAATTSPLYVNGMQRRSADAFNQDVRNGTLPAVSWVVAPANQSEHPDYPPAYGANYTSKYVLESLAANPAVWAKTVVFLNFDENDGFFDHVAPPVAPAGTADEFIGGVPIGLGPRVPMIVISPWSRGGYVNSEVADHTSPLRFLENWTGVKETNISAWRRTVCGDLMSAFDFTTKNTTFPSLPDTAALVAACDAQNSLPDAAPPSSQVAPVQESGSRPARRIGYGFDTTSWTETSTGRIWIKVVNTGTLGAGFAMYTVNYRTYDNWRYTVPVGGSVQDYFSAQTYGGGLYDIDAHGPDGYLRGFKGDVRTWSNAAKGHPEAAVAIARATPRNLALTLTNAGGAAVVFTVGGNAAGDGSGGSTVTVAAGGTQQVALTSAADGGYDYTVTANTGDGFERRFAGRTYPA
- a CDS encoding DUF397 domain-containing protein, which gives rise to MAESTIGQPLTNGKKPQLDLASADWQSSSQGTGDVQIAFIEGYIAMRDGRSPDGPSLIFTPAEWRAFVLGARDGEFDLT
- a CDS encoding thiolase domain-containing protein, which produces MSKAPVAVVGIGQTKHVAARHDVSIAGLLREAALRALADAELTFADIDAVVIGKAPDFFEGVMMPELYLADALGAVGKPMLRVHTAGSVGGSTALVASNLVAARVHRTVLTVAFEKQSESNAMWGLSLPIPFQQPLLAGAGGFFAPHVRAYMRRTGAPDHIGSLVAFKDRRNALKNPYAHLHEKDITLEKVRAAPMLWDPIRYSETCPSSDGAVAMVLTDTEGAARTPRPPAWLHGGAMRSEPTMFAGKDYVSPQAGKDCAADVYRQAGITDPRREIDAVEMYVPFSWYEPMWLENLGFAAEGEGWKLTEAGVTELDGDLPVNPSGGVLSTNPIGASGMIRFAEAALQVRGQAGEHQVEGARRALGHAYGGGAQFFSMWLVGADRPTT
- a CDS encoding thiolase domain-containing protein; translated protein: MRDVAIVAFAQSKHARSTAEVSEVELLMPVLHEALDQVELKASDIGFTCSGSSDYLAGRAFSFTMALDGVGAWPPISESHVEMDGAWALYEAWVKILTGEADTALVYSYGKSSPGDVREVLTRQLDPYYVAPLWPDPVALAALQARALIDAGHTSEPELAGVAARSRAAARDNPYAQLTSVRDGGEYVVQPLRRQDCPPVGDGAAAIVLAAGDTARRLCARPAWIRGLDHRIEAHSLGVRDLTDSPSTRLAAERAGLFDAPVDTAELHAPFTSQEVVLRRALRLGDEVTVNPSGGPLAANPMMAAGLIRLGEAAARIHRGDSDRAVAHATSGPCLQQNLVAVLEGDVK